Genomic window (Desulfovibrio sp. UIB00):
TCTGGCAGGGCAGTGTCATTGCTACATTTACTCGCCCGGCCTACGGCTTGATCCTGAATTTTGGGGGCCGTTGCTGGGCCGGGTGGATGCGGCCCTTGCGCTTCCTGCATCCGCTGCGCGGGCGAGTGCGTCCATGGTGGCCGAGGGTGTTCGGGGGGCAGTTCTGTTGCCCGGCAATGATGGGCAACTGCTGCATCAGGAATTGTGCACGGCTCTTGCCGAATGCGGTTTCGGGCCGGTGGTGGACGCTCTGCCTCAGCCCGCGTCTGGCATGGGCGGAGCGCATGCTGGCCGTGAGGATGATTTTTTGCCCCGCTGGCGCGATCTCTTGCAAGGGGGAAAGCCCGTATTTCTGCTTTCAGTAAACCTGCGCGGGTTGGATGCCGACGGGCGCGTTTTTGAGCTTTGCCGGGCCCTTGGGATTCCCGTTGCCCTGTGGTTTGTGGATAATCCCTGGCATATTTTGTCTGGTCTGCGGCTGCCCTGGTGGCGGGATGCCCATATTTTTGTGACGGATGCCGGCTTTGTTGATGGTCTTAGAGCGTATGGCGCAAGCCGGGTCTTTCATCTGCCCTTGGCTGTTGCGCCCCACATGTGGCGCGAGCTGCCGGATATTGCTCCATCCTCCGTTACAGTGGAGCCGCCCCTGTTCGTGGGGCGCTCCGCCTTTCCTGAAAAAGAGCGCTTTTTTGCTGCGGCCTGTGTGCCGCAGACTTTGGAGGCTGATGCCGCGAGGCTGCTTGAGGCCAGCACCGGCCCGGGGGATGCTCCGCATTTTTTTTGGTGGCAGGACAAACTGGGAGGCACGCTGTGGCCTGGTTATGATGCGCGCCGTCCGGGCCTTGGGGCAGAGCGCTGCGCACAGGCCAACAGACGGCGCTGGCTCTTGACCGCAAGGGCGGGTTCGGTTGGCGGGCTGCGCGTCATCGGCGATGACGGCTGGAAATCCCTCTTGCCCAACACAGAAATACTGCCGCCAGTGGATTACTACACGGCACTGCCCGAAGTGTATGCGCGGGCCGAAGCCGTGCTGAACGTAACGAGCCTCCTGTTGCCGCAGAGCCTGAGCCAGCGCCATTTTGACGTCTGGGCCAGCGGCGGGTTGCTGCTCAGTGACGCCACATCCGGATTGGAAATCTTCCCTGCGGAATTGACCGAACCCATGACATTGCGCGGGCCCGACGACTTTATGGCCAGATGCGCATGGTTTCGGGCGCATCCGCAAGCCGCGCATGATCTGCGGCAGGCATGGCGTGGAAATCTGCGCGCTCACCACGGCTATAAGCAACGTATTCAGCTGATTATTGAAAAACTTGTCTGAAAAGTGGCGAGGGTTGGATGCATAGCTGAACA
Coding sequences:
- a CDS encoding DUF3880 domain-containing protein produces the protein MADQDKRPQRVRLPDFTGRGVSLPDGPDAWTCRGEGDAVLLLGLGPKSGANLPQVLPQLANAPAVYWLESPQVTRALEAWRLEAEILPREPLPAHWRAVTAEQAVALAGQCHCYIYSPGLRLDPEFWGPLLGRVDAALALPASAARASASMVAEGVRGAVLLPGNDGQLLHQELCTALAECGFGPVVDALPQPASGMGGAHAGREDDFLPRWRDLLQGGKPVFLLSVNLRGLDADGRVFELCRALGIPVALWFVDNPWHILSGLRLPWWRDAHIFVTDAGFVDGLRAYGASRVFHLPLAVAPHMWRELPDIAPSSVTVEPPLFVGRSAFPEKERFFAAACVPQTLEADAARLLEASTGPGDAPHFFWWQDKLGGTLWPGYDARRPGLGAERCAQANRRRWLLTARAGSVGGLRVIGDDGWKSLLPNTEILPPVDYYTALPEVYARAEAVLNVTSLLLPQSLSQRHFDVWASGGLLLSDATSGLEIFPAELTEPMTLRGPDDFMARCAWFRAHPQAAHDLRQAWRGNLRAHHGYKQRIQLIIEKLV